Proteins encoded within one genomic window of Polypterus senegalus isolate Bchr_013 chromosome 6, ASM1683550v1, whole genome shotgun sequence:
- the LOC120531389 gene encoding NADPH--cytochrome P450 reductase-like isoform X1, with amino-acid sequence MDNSEMDSGKDSVENVVESESVFSMLDLFLFSLIAGLLIYWLVFRKKKEEIPEYKKIQTQTPAVRETSFIEKMKKTGKNIVVFYGSQTGTAEEFANRLSKDSHRYGMRGMAADPEEYDLSELSRLTEIENSLAVFCMATYGEGDPTDNAQDFYDWLQETDIDLSGVNYAVFGLGNKTYEHYNAMGKFVDKKFEELGAHRIFDLGLGDDDSNLEEDFVSWREQFWPAVCEHFGVEATGDESSIRQYELVVHNDIGLNKVYTGEMGRLKSFETQKPPFDPKNPFLASVSVNRKLNKGGVRHLMHLELDISGSKIRYESGDHVAVYPMNDVTLVNQIGEILGVELDTIISLNNLDEESNKKHPFPCPTTYKVALTHYLDITNPPRTNVLYELAQYATDPKDQEMMRKMASSSAEGRALYNSWVLEDRRNILAILQDIPSLRPPIDHLCELLPRLQARYYSIASSSKVHPNSIHICAVVVEYETKTGRINKGVATNWLKNKVPTDNGLKSNVPMYVRKSQFRLPFKSSTPVIMIGPGTGIAPFVGFVQERAWLKQQGKEVGETVLYYGCRHKGEDYLYQEELEQFEKEGVLTQLNVAFSRDQPEKVYVQHLLKRNKEHLWKLINTDNAHIYVCGDARNMARDVQNTFYDIVSEMGTMSHPQAVDFIKKLMTKGRYSQDVWS; translated from the exons GACTCCTGCTGTAAGAGAGACAAGTTTTAttgaaaagatgaagaaaacG GGTAAAAACATAGTTGTGTTTTATGGTTCTCAAACTGGAACTGCTGAAGAATTTGCAAATCGCCTTTCCAAAGACTCACATCGTTATGGAATGAGAGGAATGGCTGCAGATCCTGAGGAGTATGATCTG TCGGAGCTGTCTCGCCTTACTGAAATTGAAAATTCACTTGCTGTCTTTTGTATGGCAACATATGGAGAAGGAGATCCTACTGATAATGCTCAAGATTTCTATGACTGGCTACAGGAAACAGATATTGACCTGTCAGGTGTGAACTACGCA gtTTTTGGCCTAGGCAATAAAACCTATGAGCATTATAATGCTATGGGAAAATTTGTTGACAAGAAATTTGAAGAACTTGGTGCACACAGGATATTTGATCTTGGTTTGGGAGATGATGATAGCAA CCTGGAAGAAGACTTTGTCTCATGGAGGGAGCAGTTTTGGCCAGCAGTTTGTGAGCATTTTGGAGTGGAAGCAACAGGAGACGAATCAAG TATCCGACAGTATGAGCTGGTTGTCCACAACGACATTGGCTTAAACAAAGTATACACAGGAGAGATGGGACGGTTAAAAAGCTTTGAGACCCAGAAACC ACCTTTTGATCCAAAGAATCCATTCCTTGCTTCTGTATCTGTGAATAGGAAACTAAACAAAGGAGGCGTTCGACACCTCATGCACTTGGAACTTGATATTTCTGGCTCCAAAATAAg ATATGAATCTGGGGACCATGTTGCAGTTTATCCAATGAATGATGTAACATTGGTAAATCAAATTGGAGAAATACTTGGCGTAGAACTTGATACTATAATCTCTCTTAACAACCTTGATG AGGAATCCAATAAGAAGCATCCTTTCCCATGTCCAACAACATATAAAGTTGCTCTAACGCATTACCTTGACATTACCAATCCTCCGCGTACGAATGTTCTTTATGAGCTGGCACAGTATGCAACAGATCCCAAAGATCAGGAGATGATGCGCAAAATGGCATCTTCTTCCGCAGAAGGCAGG GCACTTTATAATTCCTGGGTATTGGAGGACCGAAGAAATATTTTGGCAATTTTGCAGGATATTCCATCTCTCCGACCCCCTATTGACCATCTGTGTGAGCTGCTACCACGCCTACAGGCCCGCTACTACTCTATTGCCTCCTCATCAAAG GTTCATCCTAACTCTATTCACATCTGTGCTGTTGTGGTGGAATACGAGACCAAGACTGGTCGAATAAATAAGGGTGTTGCAACTAACTGGCTCAAGAACAAGGTTCCAACTGATAATGGTCTCAAGTCCAATGTGCCAATGTATGTACGGAAGTCTCAGTTTCGGTTACCTTTCAAATCTAGCACACCTGTCATTATGATTGGTCCTGGGACTGGAATTGCTCCATTTGTTGGATTTGTACAGGAAAGAGCTTGGCTCAAGCAGCAAg gtaaagAGGTGGGTGAAACTGTTCTGTATTATGGATGCCGTCATAAAGGTGAAGATTATCTATACCAGGAAGAACTGGAGCAGTTTGAGAAAGAGGGGGTGCTTACCCAACTTAATGTGGCATTTTCTAGAGACCAGCCAGAGAAA GTGTATGTACAACATTTGCTGAAAAGAAACAAGGAGCACTTGTGGAAACTGATCAATACGGACAATGCCCACATTTATGTCTGCGG GGATGCACGGAACATGGCCCGAGATGTACAGAACACTTTTTATGATATTGTGTCAGAAATGGGGACAATGAGTCATCCTCAGGCAGTGGATTTCATCAAGAAGCTCATGACCAAGGGGCGCTACTCACAGGATGTCTGGAGCTAA
- the LOC120531389 gene encoding NADPH--cytochrome P450 reductase-like isoform X2, producing the protein MGCAYSVPKEELLVSSRTPAVRETSFIEKMKKTGKNIVVFYGSQTGTAEEFANRLSKDSHRYGMRGMAADPEEYDLSELSRLTEIENSLAVFCMATYGEGDPTDNAQDFYDWLQETDIDLSGVNYAVFGLGNKTYEHYNAMGKFVDKKFEELGAHRIFDLGLGDDDSNLEEDFVSWREQFWPAVCEHFGVEATGDESSIRQYELVVHNDIGLNKVYTGEMGRLKSFETQKPPFDPKNPFLASVSVNRKLNKGGVRHLMHLELDISGSKIRYESGDHVAVYPMNDVTLVNQIGEILGVELDTIISLNNLDEESNKKHPFPCPTTYKVALTHYLDITNPPRTNVLYELAQYATDPKDQEMMRKMASSSAEGRALYNSWVLEDRRNILAILQDIPSLRPPIDHLCELLPRLQARYYSIASSSKVHPNSIHICAVVVEYETKTGRINKGVATNWLKNKVPTDNGLKSNVPMYVRKSQFRLPFKSSTPVIMIGPGTGIAPFVGFVQERAWLKQQGKEVGETVLYYGCRHKGEDYLYQEELEQFEKEGVLTQLNVAFSRDQPEKVYVQHLLKRNKEHLWKLINTDNAHIYVCGDARNMARDVQNTFYDIVSEMGTMSHPQAVDFIKKLMTKGRYSQDVWS; encoded by the exons GACTCCTGCTGTAAGAGAGACAAGTTTTAttgaaaagatgaagaaaacG GGTAAAAACATAGTTGTGTTTTATGGTTCTCAAACTGGAACTGCTGAAGAATTTGCAAATCGCCTTTCCAAAGACTCACATCGTTATGGAATGAGAGGAATGGCTGCAGATCCTGAGGAGTATGATCTG TCGGAGCTGTCTCGCCTTACTGAAATTGAAAATTCACTTGCTGTCTTTTGTATGGCAACATATGGAGAAGGAGATCCTACTGATAATGCTCAAGATTTCTATGACTGGCTACAGGAAACAGATATTGACCTGTCAGGTGTGAACTACGCA gtTTTTGGCCTAGGCAATAAAACCTATGAGCATTATAATGCTATGGGAAAATTTGTTGACAAGAAATTTGAAGAACTTGGTGCACACAGGATATTTGATCTTGGTTTGGGAGATGATGATAGCAA CCTGGAAGAAGACTTTGTCTCATGGAGGGAGCAGTTTTGGCCAGCAGTTTGTGAGCATTTTGGAGTGGAAGCAACAGGAGACGAATCAAG TATCCGACAGTATGAGCTGGTTGTCCACAACGACATTGGCTTAAACAAAGTATACACAGGAGAGATGGGACGGTTAAAAAGCTTTGAGACCCAGAAACC ACCTTTTGATCCAAAGAATCCATTCCTTGCTTCTGTATCTGTGAATAGGAAACTAAACAAAGGAGGCGTTCGACACCTCATGCACTTGGAACTTGATATTTCTGGCTCCAAAATAAg ATATGAATCTGGGGACCATGTTGCAGTTTATCCAATGAATGATGTAACATTGGTAAATCAAATTGGAGAAATACTTGGCGTAGAACTTGATACTATAATCTCTCTTAACAACCTTGATG AGGAATCCAATAAGAAGCATCCTTTCCCATGTCCAACAACATATAAAGTTGCTCTAACGCATTACCTTGACATTACCAATCCTCCGCGTACGAATGTTCTTTATGAGCTGGCACAGTATGCAACAGATCCCAAAGATCAGGAGATGATGCGCAAAATGGCATCTTCTTCCGCAGAAGGCAGG GCACTTTATAATTCCTGGGTATTGGAGGACCGAAGAAATATTTTGGCAATTTTGCAGGATATTCCATCTCTCCGACCCCCTATTGACCATCTGTGTGAGCTGCTACCACGCCTACAGGCCCGCTACTACTCTATTGCCTCCTCATCAAAG GTTCATCCTAACTCTATTCACATCTGTGCTGTTGTGGTGGAATACGAGACCAAGACTGGTCGAATAAATAAGGGTGTTGCAACTAACTGGCTCAAGAACAAGGTTCCAACTGATAATGGTCTCAAGTCCAATGTGCCAATGTATGTACGGAAGTCTCAGTTTCGGTTACCTTTCAAATCTAGCACACCTGTCATTATGATTGGTCCTGGGACTGGAATTGCTCCATTTGTTGGATTTGTACAGGAAAGAGCTTGGCTCAAGCAGCAAg gtaaagAGGTGGGTGAAACTGTTCTGTATTATGGATGCCGTCATAAAGGTGAAGATTATCTATACCAGGAAGAACTGGAGCAGTTTGAGAAAGAGGGGGTGCTTACCCAACTTAATGTGGCATTTTCTAGAGACCAGCCAGAGAAA GTGTATGTACAACATTTGCTGAAAAGAAACAAGGAGCACTTGTGGAAACTGATCAATACGGACAATGCCCACATTTATGTCTGCGG GGATGCACGGAACATGGCCCGAGATGTACAGAACACTTTTTATGATATTGTGTCAGAAATGGGGACAATGAGTCATCCTCAGGCAGTGGATTTCATCAAGAAGCTCATGACCAAGGGGCGCTACTCACAGGATGTCTGGAGCTAA